The DNA window TTTCCCCATCCATGAAATTGAGAAAGCAGCCGTACCTATTTAATGCAACTCTGattataatttcatttacatatgaaaggaaacagaaaaccttCTGATATACCTTGGGAACCAATAAACTGCAATTACTCTAATATTAAATGACCCCATGAGCTTAGAATTGAAAAATGCAATCTGGGACCAAGGACTCAACTCCTCAGGGCCTCAGTTTACTTCGTTGTAGAGCCTAAGGCTGTTTCAAGATGCAAACTGTGAAGAGACTCCAGTGTCGAGCAGATAAGCCAGCATTAACCCACACTGTGAACACCTGTAGAGTCAGTGCTGGGTGCAGTTATTTCTACTAATGTAAATTGGCTTTGGGCTACACCAACACTACTGgctttaatttttctgaaatcaTTCAACTTACTATTATATCCATATTTTTCTCCTTGTTGTGACAAAGTCCCTGACTTAGCCATCTGCTAAGGGAGGAAGGGTATGGCTTACCGTGTAAGAAGGGGTATTGCCTGCCTCTAAACGGAAAGCATTGTAACAGGAACGTGAGTAGGACTCTTCAGCAGTGAGGAAGGAAAGAGCAGACAGGAAACAGCGCCAGCTGTTCCCCAGGGACTCACTTCTGTCAGGGATGCATTACAGCTGAGACCTAAGTGTTCCAACAACGTGAACTATGAGGGATGCTTCCCATTCAAATCGTAGCATGGCCTTCCCCTATAGTGCTACAACGTACTTACTATTGGGTTCTGTGTGTCCATAGTCACAGCTGCCTCCAGTGGTACTGTTTACTCATGTCAGACTTTGATGCCTCTGGGCATCCAGCCATAAACACTAAGAGGAAAGATGGATGGTCTCTAGATAACCCTTCTCAACCAACTGTTTTCTCTTGACAGGATGTTCTGGAAGCTCTCGCTGACCTTGCTCCTGGTGGCTGTGCTGGTAAAGGTAGCTGAAACCCGGAAGAACCGGCCTGCCGGCGCCATCCCGTCACCGTACAAGGATGGCAGCAGCAACAACTCAGAGAGATGGCATCATCAGATCAAGGAGGTGCTGGCCTCCAGCCAGGAGGCCCTCGTGGTCACCGAGCGCAAGTACCTCAAGAGTGACTGGTGCAAGACGCAGCCGCTGCGGCAGACCGTGAGCGAGGAGGGCTGTCGCAGTCGCACCATCCTCAACCGCTTCTGTTATGGTCAGTGCAACTCCTTCTACATCCCGCGGCACGTGAAGAAAGAGGAGGACTCCTTCCAATCCTGCGCCTTCTGCAAACCCCAGCGTGTCACCTCAGTCATCGTGGAGCTCGAATGCCCTGGGCTCGACCCTCCTTTCCGAATCAAGAAAATCCAGAAGGTGAAGCATTGCCGGTGCATGTCTGTGAACCTGAGTGACTCTGACAAGCAGTGAAGTCACCAGAGCAAGACACAGCTCAACCCTGAGCGCCCTGGCCCCTGGGTCGCACCACCTCCACTTCTGTCGAGCCTACTCACACTCTGCCCGGTGTCCCTGTCAGCAGCAAATGCATCTCTTAGGGCTAACAGTGTCCTTGTCACAAATGTGGACCGCAAGTCGTCATGTCCCAGATCCACCCTGGGCCACACTCATGTCTTCAAATCCAGGCTATGGATCGGGCACAGAAGATGTTGGAAAACACTCTCAGATACCAGACAGGACTTTTCAAGCGATGCACTGTCAATCTGGCATTGACATTTCCACCATGTGGAAAAGCCAGCCTTTCTCTGGCCACATCCTACACTCCAGCTCGACCCTCCCCTGGTGAAGAATGCACCACTCTTCTGTCGCAAACTTCTGTTGGCTACCAGACCATTGTGGTGTGAGCATTCATTCTTCTAATGTGGGAGCTGCCAGGCTCTGCGGGCTGCTGTGATGTCGATAGGGGCAGCGTCCATAAAGGAGATGCTCACCCTCAAGGGGTCTCCAAAACAAACCTGATTCCTATGAGGACAAGGCGAGCTAAGCGAATCAGGAAATGACGTCCCTAGGAACTGTACTAAGCAGGTCAGACCCTCCACACCTCTAGACAACAccacctcttttcttgctcctcatAGCCTCCATCTGTTGACTCAAGATGAACTCTGGTGCACGTGCTATTCCCTCTGCCATTAGCCTGTCACCATACAAAGGGTTTCTTATTAATGTCACTTTTATAATTGATCTATTGTGTAAAAAATCTGTTAAAGGTATTATCAACCTATTCATGTATCGACTCACGTGTTGGGACTCTGGTTTTGCAGCACATTCTGAATAAAGAGTAGAACAGGGAATGATCTGTAGAAAAGGCATTTTACCGGGAAATACTGACAGGCCAGCAATTCAGTGCCACACACCTTTTATCAGGTTGAGTGGGGAGGAGAGACACCTCATTATTTTACTTTGAGACACGAAAGCATTTCAGCATAGTGTAGAAATTGGATTGGGATGGATGGTGTCTACAGAGGAGTCACTGGGAAGTCGTAATGCTTGATGCACACATGTGAAATGAGACCTTGTACTGTCTTCACTGCCATaacactaagcaaaaaaaaattttctaTTGAAAGTCATTTAAGAATATATGGAATTGAGACACTTTGTGGCAcaggcagaaataaaaataaaacatagaggGTAGTAGTGTAGGTAAACTGTCACTCAGAAAATAGCTTCCTTCCCAAAGAATAGACttctaaaaatactaaaaaaactTAGGTCACCCCTTTGACTTTGTGATGAGTTATGGAAGTCTCTGTAGTGTGGTCTTTTAATGTGAGGAcatggaaataatttattttcctccAAAACTACACTCACATTCAACCTCCTTGTGCAATTGTCCCTGTGACTGACATGTATGGAATCTAACAAATGTGAATGAGAAGCCATTGGTGGGGAGCAGAATACATTAATATCCTTTGGTTGGTAATTTCTCAGTGCATGCTCATGCCCAAGAGTGGGTTTCCTCTAATATGAGAAACCATCCATAAGCTGCTCTGAAACTCAGGCTTCTGGATGCTCAGTAGTGATTATGCTGGCTCTCCAGCTTGCCACCAGGAGAACAGGACTGGGGTgagctggggtggggtgtgtCAATGACTCTCTTTCCTGCATTGCCATGCAAGTTTTCTAGTTTACTTACTTCTGCAACACAGTAAACCCCGAGCATAGATGGTGTGGTTTTGAAGGGGGTATTAGCTTTAGAAATGAGAGCGCACAGCCTGGAATCGGGAAAGAGAAGTGAAGAGAATGGAGAAATTGCCAAGGCCTGGGATGCCTGGAATGAAGGCAAAAGgtgaagtgggggggggaggaagagctGCAATTTTCACATTTAGTAGAAAACCTCGAGCTAGAGCCAGAGCAGAGCATGTAGCAGACAAGCTATGAAGGACATCAAGTTTCCTTAATGGAGGATGATCAGTACAACCGAAGAGGAGGAGAGTCTCACACCCAGCTGCAAAGCCCATCCATTTCATGTTAGTAACGGACCCACACGAGTAGAGGAAGAGTTAAGCTAGCAACCCACAAAGTACACATGTTAACACTCTTTATGATTCCAGTCATGTCTGTTCCCATGAAAGCAATATGATATGCTGTGGTCTGAGGCTACTTCTTGGGTTATTGTACGTATAATGTTTACCTTCAAGTGGCtcaaattgtatttaaattttgtcttgtttataAGTGAAGAAAAGCTATAAGtataatgtaattattttataggTATACTATTAAGTTATAGAACAAATAAAGATACTCTAGGATTATATGTGATCCGGGTGTCATGTGCCATAAAAGATGAATTCTGCACTTGTGTCCTCGGGTCACTAGGACTCTTGGTGCACTCAGAGTGCATTATCCAGCCTCTGGGAGTTCACCCCTGGCCCATGTCACAAACTGTCGTTGGGGGCTTGGGATCGTCTAGGAGAACCAGAAACACACATTGAACAAACAGAATTGGTGGGGATAACTCTCAGTCCCAGTCTATAGGAGCTTCTAGCCTTTCTCAAATCACCCACCAGCTGAATAGAGAATGTACTCATGGTGTTCCTGGAATAAGAAATATTGAATGAGGAAGCTTTGAGAAACTGATGCTACAGAGGTCCACCTGAAGTCTCATCGTCTCTCTTGTAGCCAGTGCACCACACTCGTGTCTTACATAATCCAGAAACTGTACTGGGTTTTGCTTAATTTTACATTGACTTTCCACGGATTTCAACATTTCTTAATTTAAACACGTCTCAGTTCACAGTGTTGACATTTTCCTGCAAGTTGAATTATCTGCCATTTAAGAAATGCAATGATCAATAAAACATACAAATCTTAATAAAATTGCCTATGTGTGATTCACTGTACAGAATTTTAGTGATTTAAATTCAATGAGACAAAAATTCATCTTAGTTTATTAAACAAGAATATTCCACTTTGATCTTTGTCATTACAAGTGACTTGTTGGCTAGCTGAGTTTTAGGTTGTAAAGTCATTGAAAAAGAAC is part of the Cricetulus griseus strain 17A/GY chromosome 5, alternate assembly CriGri-PICRH-1.0, whole genome shotgun sequence genome and encodes:
- the Grem2 gene encoding gremlin-2, producing the protein MFWKLSLTLLLVAVLVKVAETRKNRPAGAIPSPYKDGSSNNSERWHHQIKEVLASSQEALVVTERKYLKSDWCKTQPLRQTVSEEGCRSRTILNRFCYGQCNSFYIPRHVKKEEDSFQSCAFCKPQRVTSVIVELECPGLDPPFRIKKIQKVKHCRCMSVNLSDSDKQ